A segment of the Cotesia glomerata isolate CgM1 linkage group LG2, MPM_Cglom_v2.3, whole genome shotgun sequence genome:
TTGGCTTGGTGATTATTTCTCCTGGCAAAGGGTTATTCCACCAACTTTCACTTCCTGCTGGAGCTGGTGGATCCTATAAATGATATATTCGCACatcatataatatttattacattatgGATTAATAGTACACattcacaagataaaatttagtGCTTAAATCTTACCATATATCCACGTGCTATCATCCAGTTGTCGGAAACAAACTTTGTCATGTAATTACGAATCCCATCGGGAAGTACGACCACAACTCTCTTATCTTTTGGCAAATCTTTAGCTAATTTCATTGCTGAGTAAACTGCAGCACCGCTGCTTGCACCGCATAATATACCTTCGTTTTTTATTAGCAATCTTGACATATTTAGCGATTCATGATCATTACTTTTCATCCATTTGTCGACAATCGTACGGTCTAAAACGGTTGGTATGAAATCATAtctattaatagaaaaattatttttaattattaagggaattaattatgataactattcaggctgcattcgaaaattttctatctctagatagataattaagaaatgaccttgtatctcgtgaactattgacatttttaaagatataagctcattccgatgttacactcatcaagaccttttatttgagtacccacatcaatttttcatatatttatatatattatatatatgtatattagggtggcccaaaaaaaacgactatttttttttttttagtctcgagtgaaaaaatgttagtttttgatgttttaagagccctctccaaaagacagctcaaaaaaaaatttttaagaggtcactccaaattttttaaaatttcaaaaatcgtcaaaaatcgaacttttttttttttaattttttttcccgttacggtataattttatagactaaaaaaaaataagtttctgaaaatttgagttcaaaatttaaattttgaaaggttgttcataatttttttcaatttattagtgcattagtttagattttttcgagcgaccttttactattcgaattaaaattccatgcattttttttttttttatttagtaccataatcgataaaaatacatcacgagatgaactaaaaatcaagcacaatacagaaaaaaataattttttttaatttaataattttatttaataaacttccaAGCGTGgattcgaatcccaagctggtcttagaaaccagcttggttaagatttgaccttgccgcgtagtttaagatttttacaaaccaaaaagaccccaacgtaccactcccaacagttaaagtcggcgatatgactaattagaaaaaaaaaaaaaaattatgagcgacctttcaaaatttaaattttgaactgaaactttcagaaacttatttttttttggtctataaaattataccgaaacgagaaaaaaaattaaaaaaaaaaaaacgttcgatttttgacgatttttgaaattttaaaaaatttggagtgacctcttaaaaattttttttttaagctgtcttttcgagagggctcttaaaagatcaaaaactaacattttttcactcgagactgaaaaaaaaaaaaatagtcagtttttttgggccaccttaatgtatatatgaaaaatatataaaaaatgcatgtgggtacttaaatgaaatatcttgatgagtgtaacatcgggatgagcttatatctttaaaatatatattatatatatgtatatattaaaaatatatcaaaaatgcatatgggtactcaaataaaagcgcttgatgagtgtaacatcgggatgagcttatatcttttaaaacatcaatagttaagaaagtatagtgcaatttaacgaaagtcattatttaataaagtaaaattttatttatttataggttactagtttttattatacgAATTAAtgggaattatttttaaaaaatacatacccAATACCCTCAACGTCATAAAACGTAATATTAGTCTTATTTAACTCTGGTGGTTCTGCTAAAATACTACCAAGCGGATCAATaccaacaattttaatttccggAGATAATTTACGCAATCTGCGACCTATTCCAGTTATTGTACCGCCAGTACCAGCACCTGCAACCAGATAGTCTAATTTTCCTTGGCATTGCTCCCAGATTTCTTGCGCAGTTTGATCGTAGTGGGCCAGTGGATTACCGGGATTAAGATACTGAAAGAAGTATTGTTAACCATTGAAAATGTTACTGTTGGTTCAATAAATAGACacatacttgattcaaaataatactATTGGGAATTTGCTTTTGGAGCTTTTCGGCGACGCTGATATGCCCGTCGGGGTCGTCCCAGCTCGCCTCGGTCGGTGTTCGGATAATTTCAGCCCCGAGAACGTGGAGAGTAAACAGCTTTTCATTAGACATTTTTTGCGGCATTACAATTATGCAACGATACCCTTTAACAGCAGCAGCCATCGCTAAACCGATTCCGGTATTTCCACTTGTCGGTTCTATTATTGTGGAACCGGGCTTTAGTAATCCTTTGGCTTCAGCATCTTGGACCATACGATAACCGATACGATCTTTTACAGATCCACCGGGGTTAAAGAATTCACATTTTACaactgaaatatttttatttttatttatgattattttaattcaaataaaaattatttaaaaataatatattaaaaaactttaaaaaaattccaagtattttttttttaatatttaaaattacatttaataaaaaaaaaaaatattcactaattttaattaaaattattttaaagcaaATATTtctatcaatatattttttttcacaacgctctttataaaataaaacaagaagTGTTATCTAAATAGTCAACAATGGAAATAACTGCTACGATAATAACACAATGTAAATGCATTATTTTTCAAGGCAAAATATTTCTATCAAAT
Coding sequences within it:
- the LOC123260207 gene encoding cystathionine beta-synthase, with translation MDNRSCDSPSECTWVPNAETPHIVRNVLNDRKKVLPDILECIGQTPMIRLNKIPKLFGVQCEVFVKCEFFNPGGSVKDRIGYRMVQDAEAKGLLKPGSTIIEPTSGNTGIGLAMAAAVKGYRCIIVMPQKMSNEKLFTLHVLGAEIIRTPTEASWDDPDGHISVAEKLQKQIPNSIILNQYLNPGNPLAHYDQTAQEIWEQCQGKLDYLVAGAGTGGTITGIGRRLRKLSPEIKIVGIDPLGSILAEPPELNKTNITFYDVEGIGYDFIPTVLDRTIVDKWMKSNDHESLNMSRLLIKNEGILCGASSGAAVYSAMKLAKDLPKDKRVVVVLPDGIRNYMTKFVSDNWMIARGYMDPPAPAGSESWWNNPLPGEIITKPTTLLPNATCKEAYDKLKKESCGFIVTVNASDRVTGYITLQSIRAGVMNGSVKWSDTIEKIIIKQFYKLPDTASLGRVAVTLEKELLAVIIQDTELGEKFVGVVTQENVFEFVSK